The following is a genomic window from Liolophura sinensis isolate JHLJ2023 chromosome 10, CUHK_Ljap_v2, whole genome shotgun sequence.
AATACCTTCATTtgtcacaaatataaacaaaagaaactacacacgtacatgcacttctGTATACATTTAGGCTAAAATGCAGTCTCGGATAAAAATACATAATCTtcgaaaatactgaaaaataagGAGTAATTCATCAAAACCTAATTTGGCTATAGCAGATCTTTAAAAATGCCAAACTGGTAAAAAAAGAAGGCATTAGTTGAGACATGCAGTCGTACATGAGGTTGTCGTAGGCTAACGCACGTTTGGTTGTATTAATACCGGATCTCATTTTTGACCAGCAGGTATAGTAAAATATGAACTTTAATTACCTTTTGGGGGAAATCACTTTACTCCGTAACATTCAGGAAATTGATGTAATAATCTATCCTGTTTATATAAATTTAGTTTAGCCCGATATCACACGgctttgtttttcagtgaaTACTCTAATTTCTTACTGATTGTGAACATGGCACGAACACACGACTAAAGTACAAAACCCTGCTTCGTCAGGAAGAGTCATCTCTCTATAATGTCATCATTGAACAGTTCTTCAAAATAACAACGTTTTGAGTATGAACACAAACTATGAGCATCTGAGATGAATTTTACCATGTGTTAAAAGGAAAAGACCTTTAAAAATAGAAGTAGGCATCGCTTAATATACAACttgaaactatgcataaatatactttcatttttttttttagatttttgtggaGAGAGATAAAGGCGTTCAGacgtttgaattctaaggtgggctttacggACTGtaagagtttaggaactctgacgtcagaggaagattttccaactttaatcacGACCCTGAGTGTCGGAATACCTCTTTTTACCCACGACTAAAAgatgctgaaataatgttcccaaaaatccCTTTCTTCTGGTCAACATCAgggaaaaaggtgatgtgacgtcagagttcctataTACCGttagtatggctcataaagctcactgcagaattcaaatatttggatgcctttcaacacttttcaaaaaatctaaaaaaaataaatgaaagtatttttacccATGATTTTCAGTTGTCGGTATggtgaaccttacttcacattttagctttcttttattttaagtgTTGACAAAGATGATATATGTTCGTGTGCCACATATGGGCAACAAAAGGTCTTTTCAGATATAACATCTCTTATCGGTATGGTCAGAAACATTAAGGGGTCTGCTTCGCCTGGGGCGAATATAACCTGTCTCTGTGTTGACAAAAGATAAAATAGGTCTATATTTAAATGTCTCATATATAGCTACAGAAATCCTTCAAGATATTTTAAACTCCTTTTTGGGTATGAACAGAAACGTTGAAGGATCTCCATGAGTTTCCTCCAGGAAGAATCACATATTCTTCGCTCGGACGAATGTAACATTTTATCTCTGTGTTAattgacaaagataaaatatctTGGAAAGCATCAATCCAAGAAGTCTAAGGCTATTGTTACATCTCGTAAAAGATAGAATATACGGGTTGGCCTATATGTGTCAGTAGCTGTGGGACCTGCACTGTGTCCAGCATGCTATCGGCATTCATTTTGTCAGGGGATGTCTATGACATTCAAGCAACTACAGCAGCCTGTATGTGTCAGTAGCTGTGGGACCTGCACTGTGTCCAGCATGCTATCGGCATTCATTTTGTCAGGGGATGTCTATGACATACAAGCAACTACAGCAGCCTTTATGTGTCGGTAGCTGTGGGACCTGCACTGTGTCCAGCATGCTATCGGCATTCATTTTGTCAGGGGATGTCTATAACATACAAGCAACTACAGCAGCCTTTATGAGTCGGTAGCTGTGGGACCTGCACTGTGTCCAGCATGCTATCGGCATTCATTTTGTCAGGGGATGTGTATGACATACAAGCAACTACAGCAGCCTATATGCGTCGGTAGCTGTGGGACCTGCACTGTGTCCAGCATGTTATCGACATTCATTTTGTAAGGGGATGTGTATGACATACAAGCAACTACAGCATACTTAATTTGGTACATTCGCAAGTTTTTGAACAATCACATTTATCTTATATGGACAAAAAGGGCACAGTCGGTTGTGAATCTCTGATTTTTCACATGAATCTCACGGCGGAACAAAATTGAATTAGTCCTCCACATTTAAACATGTCCATTTTGCTTTGAGGAAGTATGAAAGTGTGAAGTTTATAGAGGTGAAAGATGAGAGCCAGAAAGCAAATCATGTTGCTTCTTTATTGTACGCGTCATCTATCTTCACCTCATCCTTTTCCTCTCGCTCATCGATCTTCACATCACATTTTTCGTACGGATCGTCTTTTGGAATATTTTCCATCTCGCGGGTGTCATCTACCATCGTATCATGTGTGTAAGTCATAACGTGATCTTCCCCGTGAATCTCGTCTGTGGTTCGTCTATCCTCTGCGCATGTCACATCTGTCGTCCTGTGTTCTTGTTCTCTCTCGCACTGCTTATCTGTAACCTCGATATCACTGACATCGTccactttttgtgaaatattttcctTCCCTTCATGATtgctgctgttttgtttttcatattgaTTTCCGTCTAAATCCATGTCGTACTTGGAATCTGGTGTGATGATTTCTGTCGAAGCAAAATCATCACCTTCCTGTTTCTTGGGTTCTTCTGATTCAGGACTCGAAGAAAGCTTTGCATTCCCCTTCATGAGGAATTTATGAAAGTCAGCCTCGATGAAAGCTCCCTCCCCGCGGTGAGTGATCCAAGGTTTAGGCTCGGGCTGAATGGGACGGGCTAATCCGATTGGTGTAGACCACAATCGCGCTTTCTCCTGGGCCTTCACTCGTTCTAACTGTGCTTCTTCCAGTTTTGACGTGGCTTCCTGTGGACAAACAAACCGTTTTCATAATGAATGCAGGCTAAATGCCATCAACCCcttagtactacatgtatgaggaaCGTTGAATTAAATCGCTGAGCAATAATCCAAGATGTCAGGAGGAATCTTACGTACTTCGATACCATTTTATTAAAGGCCCGTTACCGGTAAACGATGTGTAAAAGTCTGTGGAGAGGCGTGGGAAAGATATGTTCTTGTTCGATACCAGCTGACACTATACTTATGACAAGGCGCAAAGTTTTAGACATCAGAAGGTTAACTATAGCTGATGTGTACTAGTAAATGACTAACCTGACTAATGGGTCAGTTCTGACCCATATACATATTCATCGAATGGGCCATAATCACGTTTTTCTACGTCCATGAGGCCCATCCCACAAAGCCGTCGCAAATTGCATCTGGGGCAACTTCAAGGAATAAGCCAACATATCATGAAGAGatatgtcaccatggtaaatacGCCTGACACAGCGTCGTGACAGGTTATAAAACTGGACCTTGAAGTCAATGTGATCAGTAAAAAACACGAGCTAGAAACACACTGTCAAATTTATACACACATAGGGAGTTATAGACCCGCCTGATAGATTTTAGCATACACTGAAATCCTTTATAAACCGTCAGTTTGTGCGTACCATGAGTTTCTCGTCTGCCGCCTTCCTCTCCCTCTCGAGCCTCTCCAGCTGCGCACGTGCCTCCTGCAGGAGCTCCTCCTGGCGGTTCTTCTCCTCCTCTAAACCCTCCCTTTCCTGCTGCTCCACCACGCGCAGTGCCATCTGTTGTTTGTGCAGGCGCACTAACTCTTCACGCTTCATGGATTCTTCTTCTAACAGTCTGAGGCAGGAGAAcggttttgtttgtgtttgagtACATTGCAGGACCATTATTAGAAATAAAAATTCGTGTAATAAAGCCATAAAGTATTACGCCAAGACAAATCTGCCGCAGTTTTAACAGTTTGGTATGTTGGTTGCGCAATATACTGAACAATATTGACTTGCGTCCAAACTCTTTTCGTGGAATCGACACCTGCTGTAAAAGTATAGTCTTAAGCACTACTTCTCATTTTCGTCTGACAGTTCACGCAACTCTTACAGTTAAACTATAAACCTCAGAAACTACAACTTCATCGGACAACAAACAATTATATCATGAAGTCTTGGGGAAGCCTATCGCACAATATCAACCTTGCTGAAAGGAAGATGGTGAGAAGCTAAATTTTCATCACTTTATAAAGTGTTAACCTAAGGTTATATAGGCTTTCCCACGGCCTCAGTGGTCGAGTGGGTAACGTGGGAGCATAGCACAATGACGCAggaacttctcaccaatgcggatcGCTAggagttcaagtctggctcatgctggcgtctCTCCTGCCATACTGGGAAGATCTGATatcaacttgcggatgatcgtgggtttcccccggtctgtgccctgtttccgcccgtcataatgttggccgccgtcatataagtgaaatgttcttgaatatggcgtaaaacaccaattaaataattaaatgcttTCTCTCCTCCAGTACTTCCAAAATGTTGGATCTAACATTACTAAAGGTAtatgtaacatttcagttttaagagtgtAGAATTATAAATTTGCCACCAGGACTTACTTCCCTTGGAGGCATCTCACCACCTCCTCGTCTTTCCTAGCCGTGCGCTCTTCCTCCAGCAGTCTTTCCAGCTCTTGCCGCACTTCCTCCAGCTCTCTCAGTTTCTGCTGGTCCATCTCTCTGAGGGCCGCCTCTTCCTGATATTTCTGCTCGAGGTCCTTCAACCTTCGTAAGTCGGCCTCTCTCTGGGACGACTCATCATGGTACTTACTCTCCAATTCTTGTAGCTTTCTCTCTTCCGCTTGACACATGTCTTCCAGTTCTTGGACCTTGCGGGGAAAAAcagctttatgtacatgtatcttttgttAAGTAAAAACTAAAGCTTCCCAAAGCGACGCCCATTTAATCAAGATGTGGATTTTTTGCAAACTGCACTtagtaaatgtaaatgaatgacCATTTCACTTGCTCACAATCACTACACCTAAATTCGCTTATTTTTCTGGTGCCCTCGCTGGTCAAGCTACCCACTCTGCTTTACATTTACTTAAGATAACGATCCTCTCCTTTCTTTGGCAAGCCAATTCCGAATAACCATATAAAAGTGACTTCCCAACAATGATCCCATCAATACCAAAGTTTTACCTTTTTCATATGAGCCTCACGTGCCGCCGCCTCCTCTTCATACTTTTCTTGGAGTTCCCGTAAGTTTCTTAGGTTGGATTTTCTATCCGCCACTTCGTCTTGGTATTTCTTCTCGAGCTCCGCCAGGCGGCGTTGTTCCTCCTCTCGCAGACGCTCGATTTCCTTCAGCTTTGCGAAGAAAGCCTCTCTTCTCGCTGCCTCCTCTGCATATCTGGCCTCTAGTTGTGCACGAGCCTGCAAGGCATTCAGTTTTCCCATCAAGATTACCAATTatataataaatcattttttttatttgttgcaaTATAACTGGTCCCATCATTACGAAGTtgtcttagatttaagtcagacttagtcttGGCTTGTGGTATTATTTCTGAAGTTAGACTTGATCTAAATCACTAATTTATGATTTTGTCGCGAAGAACCAAGACACCTGTCAGTATTAAAGTAAAAACCGTATAGGTAAATCACAGTCTTAGCCCAGTGCACTATCTTGAGGTTAAGGCAAATTTGACTTATGTCTATACCATGCAGCTTTATGACCCTTGGGTCTGGAATGTAAGAATTGTGAGTCGCCGCATATATGATTGAACAAACTCTGGCGTGAAATGTCGGCCTTTCGTTAGCAATGAAGCCGAAAATCCTTTCTGATAAACAGAAATTTTTCCCAAGCGCGTAATATTGTTCAGAGCAATTTTAAACTCCAAACTCCAAATAGACTCCAAACTTCCCAAATGGTAACTTTTCCGTTGCAGCTTCTTGAGTTATAATAGAAATAAGTTACACCGTTACGATacttgcacaaaggaattgtaaagCGATCGTGACCGTAATCGAGTtgagccgattttaattagtgattgtaaattaaaacaatcactGCTTAAAATTCCTTGGTGCTAAAGGCTGTCGATTGTAAGTTAAGGTTACGATCGTGATCTTAGTAATTTACAGTCAAATTAGGCTTCTACGATCCCATTTTACAAGCGGGCCTTTATCTGCCCGGTACACGTCAAGCAATGGACGCGATATACTAGTAGTACGAGATTCTGTGGGAATCCCTCACCTCTCGCTCTGACTCTAGCTCCGACCTCTGTCTCTCGATCATTTCCTGTTCCTCTCTTCTCCTCCTTTCCTCCTCGCTAAGCTGATTCCTCTTATCCTCTCGTAGTTG
Proteins encoded in this region:
- the LOC135476363 gene encoding switch-associated protein 70-like codes for the protein MDLDFEESKKCIWHAFDVLDEQNTGTVSRSKLKVLTHNLANAVGIEGMEEQIQEETLILDFNDYQEFIDNQLFTNLKKTLTDTENNVRSSASPESIDQVCWVLCARKYSNRAAAKLNDKDSMLMWKVFNFLAEQGASESQLELPLRIDVEEVKFVLKRFADFTGNPYEPEKLDAAVGDTLTLDFLSFLQAFETVALNNLKPSEISRGVNDVYEELIKEVIKKGMMSKKGHRVTNWKERWIVLTPTSLRYYANKGTAAKDLKGELPVTHQASVESQDEKPGAKLHRFTFHAYGRKPYEFCTPDLKTKNEWIRALQTAIEYSSKPGQVQRVAKAERRQLREDKRNQLSEEERRRREEQEMIERQRSELESEREARAQLEARYAEEAARREAFFAKLKEIERLREEEQRRLAELEKKYQDEVADRKSNLRNLRELQEKYEEEAAAREAHMKKVQELEDMCQAEERKLQELESKYHDESSQREADLRRLKDLEQKYQEEAALREMDQQKLRELEEVRQELERLLEEERTARKDEEVVRCLQGKLLEEESMKREELVRLHKQQMALRVVEQQEREGLEEEKNRQEELLQEARAQLERLERERKAADEKLMEATSKLEEAQLERVKAQEKARLWSTPIGLARPIQPEPKPWITHRGEGAFIEADFHKFLMKGNAKLSSSPESEEPKKQEGDDFASTEIITPDSKYDMDLDGNQYEKQNSSNHEGKENISQKVDDVSDIEVTDKQCEREQEHRTTDVTCAEDRRTTDEIHGEDHVMTYTHDTMVDDTREMENIPKDDPYEKCDVKIDEREEKDEVKIDDAYNKEAT